A genome region from Macrotis lagotis isolate mMagLag1 chromosome 4, bilby.v1.9.chrom.fasta, whole genome shotgun sequence includes the following:
- the LOC141520164 gene encoding olfactory receptor 11G2-like, with product MTILAFHNISWTISEFILLGFPCSQEIEILLFVLFSIMYALTLMGNGTIVYAVWWDQQLHTPLYILLANFSFLEICYINSSVPNMLANLLTKVKTISYTGCILQFYIFCSLCATELFFLVLMAFDRYVAICHPLHYPTIMTGQLCAILVSACWVGGFLWLLTPVTLLSQVPFCGPNIINHYLCDLGAMLVLSCTPVPKTTLTCGVFSALITFITLIYILGSYTQVLRAVLRVPKGSGRQKAFSTCASHLAVVSLFYGSVMMMYVNPGSVRQPEMQKFITFFYSVATPLLNPMIYSFRNKEIKAALRKILGRI from the coding sequence ATGACCATCTTAGCATTTCATAACATCTCTTGGACTATAAGTGAATTTATCCTCCTGGGATTTCCATGCAGCCAAGAAATTGAAATCCTTCTCTTTGTGCTATTCTCCATCATGTATGCACTGACTCTGATGGGGAATGGAACAATTGTCTATGCTGTATGGTGGGACCAACAGCTCCACACTCCCTTGTACATCTTACTAGCCAATTTTTCCTTCCTTGAGATCTGCTACATCAACTCCAGTGTGCCCAACATGCTAGCAAACCTCCTCACTAAGGTAAAAACCATCTCCTACACTGGCTGCATCCTCCAATTCTACATCTTTTGTTCTCTGTGTGCAACAGAACTCTTCTTCCTGGTGCTCATGGCCTTTGATCGGTATGTTGCTATCTGCCACCCACTCCACTATCCCACCATTATGACTGGGCAACTCTGTGCCATCTTGGTGTCTGCCTGCTGGGTGGGTGGTTTCCTTTGGTTACTGACTCCTGTCACTCTTCTCTCCCAGGTACCCTTCTGTGGTCCAAATATCATTAACCACTATTTATGTGACCTAGGAGCAATGCTGGTCTTATCATGTACACCTGTCCCCAAAACTACTCTAACCTGTGGTGTTTTCAGTGCTCTTATTACCTTTATCACCTTAATTTACATCCTTGGGTCCTACACTCAAGTACTCAGAGCTGTGCTACGAGTGCCAAAGGGCTCAGGAAGACAGAAAGCCTTCTCTACATGTGCTTCCCATCTAGCTGTGGTCTCACTATTTTATGGCTCAGTCATGATGATGTATGTGAACCCAGGGTCAGTCAGGCAACCTGAAATGCAGAAATTCATCACCTTTTTCTATTCAGTTGCCACTCCACTCCTCAATCCCATGATCTATAGTTTCcgtaataaagaaattaaggctgCTTTGAGAAAAATCCTTGGGagaatttga